Proteins from one Muntiacus reevesi chromosome X, mMunRee1.1, whole genome shotgun sequence genomic window:
- the LOC136154190 gene encoding melanoma-associated antigen 10-like, with the protein MSELSKSEEGFLDPGEAQCPVNVQLLGAEAGVAASTSASSLTVSSVATGEPLPQEALKKMKANLIKFLLFKYQAKELTSQAEILKKVLRDNQEHFPVVFSQASQCLELVCGVEVKEVDPREHIYIMVPNLGLTCDVMLSGGQSMPKAGLLVLILSLIMRNGDRAPEEKVWGALSRLGVCVGSVHCVFGDPRTLLTHVWVQQGFLEYRQVPYSYPARYEFLWGPRAYVETSKQEVMAFLLRVKERASRAFPPLSAEAVREEDEAA; encoded by the coding sequence atgagtgagctgagcaagtccgaggaaggctttctggacCCTGGCGAGGCCCAGTGCCCAGTGAATGTGCAGCTCTTGGGAGCTGAGGCAGGGGTGGCTGCATccacctcagcctcctccctcacAGTGTCCTCCGTAGCCACTGGGGAGCCCTTGCCCCAGGAGGCTCTGAAGAAGATGAAAGCTAACCTAATAAAGTTCCTGCTCTTCAAGTATCAAGCCAAGGAGCTGAcctcccaggcagaaatactgaagaaggtcctcagggataaccaggagcactTCCCGGTGGTCTTCAGCCAAGCCTCACAGTGCCTGGAGCTGGTCTGTGGTGTGGAGGTGAAGGAGGTGGACCCCAGGGAGCACATCTACATCATGGTCCCCAACCTGGGCCTCACCTGTGATGTGATGCTGAGCGGTGGGCAGAGCATGCCCAAGGCCGGCCTCCTGGTGCTGATCCTCAGCCTGATCATGAGGAATGGGGACCGCGCCCCTGAGGAGAAggtctggggagcactcagcagATTGGGTGTGTGTGTCGGGAGTGTGCACTGTGTCTTTGGGGATCCCAGGACACTTCTGACACACGTGTGGGTGCAGCAGGGGTTCCTGGAGTACCGGCAGGTGCCTTACAGCTACCCTgctcgctatgagttcctgtggggtccccgggcctatgtggagaccagcaagcAGGAAGTCATGGCATTTCTGCTCAGGGTCAAAGAAAGGGCTTCgagggccttcccacccctgtctgcagaggctgtaAGGGAGGAGGATGAGGCTgcctga